The DNA window GATGATGAAATAGATGGGCACCTTGGCTTCGAAATGGGGCGCGATGTATTGCGAGACCACGTCGAAGGAAAGGTTGGGCCGTTCGTCGGATTGGAGCCAGTTGCGGTAGTTGCGTTCAACGTAGTTGGTGAATTCCGTGTTGCAATTGCGTTTTTCCAGGAAGTGGGTCTGGCGCAGGCCGTCGTCGTTGACCTCATCGATCTGGATCTCCCAATAGGCCATCTCGCGGTAGATGTTGGCCCATTCATCCCAGCCGGGATTGTCGAAGAGGCGCTGGTTCAGCTGGGCGATATAGCGGGTGTACTGTTCACCGATCTGGTTGGCGCGGATCTCGTCGGCCTGGAAGATCTTCTTGATGGCCATGATGATCTGGTTCGGGTTGATCGGCTTGATCAGGTAATCCGCGATCTGGGAGGCGATCGCTTTGTCCATCAGGCCTTCCTCTTCGCTTTTGGTGACCATCACGATGGGCAGGGCGGTGTTGATGCGCTTGATCTCTGTGAGCGTGGCCAGCCCGTCGAGGCCCGGCATCATCTCGTCCAGGATCACCAGGTCGTATTTGTTTTCCAACACTTTCTCGATGGCGTCGTTGCCGTTGTTGCAGGTATCCACGAGGTAATTGCGCTCCTCCAGGAAGAGCACGAAGGATTTGAGCAGATCGATCTCGTCGTCCACCCAGAGTATTTTCATTTGTTTGGAGCGTTTCAAGAGCTTTCCTCCTTGTTGATCTCGGTTTCAAAGCCGCGCTGGCGGTCCCGGACGGTGAGCCTGACGGCGTCGAGGTCCGCGTCCTGGAAATACAGGGCCAGCTTGAAGTTCAGGTCGGTTTTGGAGCAGTTGAGAAGGGCGGTCATCCGTTCCAGGAATTGGTCGGTGAGGACTTTCTTCAGGTCCAGGTCCTGCTCCTTTTCCTGCTTTTTGATCTCCTTGATGTGTTCGCGCAGGTCCTTGGTGGGCAGTTCCTCGGCCTTTTGCACCCATTCGTCGCGTTCGGTCCAGTCGGCTTTGGCCACCAGGGGCCGGATCATGGACAGCCGGTCGAAGCCGATGTCCTTGATGGTGGCTTCGTCCACATCCATTTCTTCGATGAAGATGTCGAAGACCTGCACCAGTTTCCCGGCCAGGGAACTGCTGAGGCTGTATTCGGACTCGACGAAGTCCTTGAAGCTTTCGTAGCCTTTGAGGCGGAAGATCTTGGAGCGCTTGATCTCGGAGAGGAGCTGGCCCAGGCTGATGAAGTTGTCCTCCAGCTGGTCCTTGAGGTTGGAAACGGCGCTGAACTTCTCATCCGGCGTCATGGTCTCGCTTTGGGCAAATTTCGCGTTCATAAAGAGGATTCCTTTTCTATTCTGTGATGGGAAAATAGGTGTGTTCGGGAGAGGGGAAGGCGCCCTCGCGCACTTCCGCGCAGTAGTTGTTGAGGGCTGTGGTGATATCACTATCCAGTGAGGCGTAATGTTTTACAAACTTGGGGGTCAGGTCCGAATGGCCCAGCAGGTCGTGATAGACCAGCACCTGGCCGTCGGTGAAGCGCCCGGCGCCGATCCCGATGGTGGGAATGCCCACGGACTGGGAAATTTCCCGGCCCAGGGCTTCCGGAATCCCTTCCAGAACGAGCATGAACACGCCCGCCTGTTCCAGCGCAAGAGCTTGCCGCGCAAGCCGTTCGTGCGCGTCCGGAGTTTTGCCCTGCACCCTGAAGCCGCCGAAGCGGTGCACGCTTTGCGGGGTCAGGCCGATGTGGGCGCAGACGGGGATCTCGCAATCCAGGATGGCCTCGATCACCTCCAGGCGAGATTCCGAGCCGCCTTCGAGCTTGACCGCGTCCGCTCCTCCATCCACGACCAGCGCTGCGGCATTGGCTTTGGTTTCTTCCGGGGAAAGGTGGAAACTGAGGAAGGGCATGTCCGCGATGATGAAACTATCCGGCGCGCCCCGGCGTACCGCGGCGCTGTGGGAGATCATGTCCTCCATGGTCACCTGCAGCGTGGTCTGATAGCCCAAAACCACCATGCCCAGGCTGTCGCCGACCAGGATCAGGTCGATCTCGCTGGCCGCCACGCACCTGGCCATGGAATAGTCATAGGCGGTGACCATGCTGATCTTGGTCCCCTTTTCCTTCATCTCTTTGAAGGAACGGACCGTCGTGCGGCTGTCTTTGCTCATTTTGCTTTCCTCGTTTTCCGATATTGGCTGCGTCGCTGTTCTAATGCGGGGAAGTGACCTCAAGCGGCCTGAAAAAAATACAAATCAACTCAGCGCCCCAAGCCTGGGATACAGCCTCCAGTGGCATGGGCGCGCCAGACCCAAACTCATTTCCTGCTCAAAACTGTGAGAGCACTTTTTTTGTCCGCTGAGGGCGCGTCAACCTTTTTTTCCTGAATTTGCGCCTTTTACGATAAAATAAGCCAAAGCGGCACTCCGGGCAAAAGGTGATTTTGCCCCCGCCCTCCGGATGAAAGGACCGCCCTACGCTGAAACAAGAGACGCAACTACTTGCAGAGCATCAGTTTGCGGCTGTAGGTCCTGCCCCGGTCCACAACCCGGACCAGATACATTCCTCCGGCCACAGGATCTCCCCGCTCGTCGCGGCCATCCCAAACAAAGCTGTTTTCGCCCGTATCTGCCAGATCCCGCACGCGCTGCCCTTTCAGGTTATAAATGCCCACGTTTTGGGGCGCGGAGCCTTCGATCCTGATCTGGCAGTCAGCGGCAAAGGGATTGGGATATATGCTGATGGAGGGTTCCGCGGGTGGCAGCACCTCGTCGTCCACCGGCAGATATTCCTCCAGGATAAACACGTGCACCTTGTCCGGCCTCAGCACATAGAAATAGGGATCGGAGAGATGCAGCTTCCAGGCCCAGCCCTGGTACGGCTCGAGGGGGAAATTGAAGTGCCGGATGCTCTGCTCCGAAAAATCAACCAAAGTGAAGCGCGGATTATTGGCCAGCACCATGTAGTCCGCGTTCATTTTGCACATGCCGAACGGGGGATGATCCTCGATGTCGATCTGGGGAAAGCCGGTATCCAGCACCAGTTCGCCGTTCGTGATGGTGTAGTTCCGGAAATCCCACTCAAGAATGTATCTCATGTCTCCCATGATATAATGGATGCAACTGAAGGTGGAATCCGAATGCGCCACGCTGCTGCCTATATAACCATAGACATGTCCTGCACTGTAAAGCGGGATAAGTTGCAACAGGTTGTTGGCCACATAGGCCACAGCCGTCAAAGCGGTCCCCCGGTCTTTATCCAGCCCATCATCCAGCCGCACAAAGTAATGCTGTCCGCAAACGCGGGGGCTTTCGTAATTGCCGAAAAAAAAGAAATACGGGTACCAGTGCTCAACATAGGTATGGAGGAGGTTTGGACCCTGGTAAAGATATTCCGGAAGGCTGGACCAGGAAGTTGTGGCAAAGAGCAGATAATCGTCCGCAAATGACATGAGGAAGTAGATATCAAATGTAGTTGGATTGGAATGGAGCAGAACGAGGCTGCCGTCACTCAGATCCATCCGGAAGATCCTGGCCTGGGATTGGTAAAAGTCCATTAGAAAGCCCAGGTTTTCATTCACCAGATAGAACTGATATTCGGTGTTGGGAGCACCCGGATTGTCGAACAAATGCAATTGTGTGCCGTCCGCGCCGCTGATCGCCACGACTAGTTTGGCGGGAGTGGAAAAAGCCGCGAGCAACAATCCGTTCTTGTGGGTGAAGATGGTGTCAAGGTACCATTCTGAAACCGCTCCCCAACTCGGGTCGCAATCGTAGCTCCAGATCGTCTGCGGAGTGGAAACCACGCCGGCCGGTGACACGGTGAAGCGGGTTATGGTGATCGTGTTGCCGCTCACGCCATAATTGTAGAGCGCCAGGCTGTCTCCCTCCATGGCCGCAACCTTGTAGGGATGGGCGATGTTGGCCTGGGCGATATGGCTGATTCCCATCACCAGGTCGGCGTTCAGGCTGCCGCCGGCACCAAGCAGGGCCAGCAGCGCGAGCAAGGATAGCAAATATGTCTTCATGAGCATATCCTCCATATTGACTATCTTTTTACCCCCCCCCCTAATTTTGTCAAGGATTATTTTGGTAGTCCAGGGCTCTGGCCCTCCTTATCAATACGGTGTTAATACGGACTCAATACGGACTTTGTCCGTATTGAGTCCGTATTAACACCGTATTGATAAGGGGAGCGAAGTGGATTTACGTTGATTACGATTCTGAGCTTGGGTGGTAGAGGTAACGCTGGTCGTAGTTGATCCTGTGTTTGGTTAAAAGCTCTTCAAACTCG is part of the Candidatus Syntrophosphaera sp. genome and encodes:
- a CDS encoding T9SS type A sorting domain-containing protein, whose amino-acid sequence is MKTYLLSLLALLALLGAGGSLNADLVMGISHIAQANIAHPYKVAAMEGDSLALYNYGVSGNTITITRFTVSPAGVVSTPQTIWSYDCDPSWGAVSEWYLDTIFTHKNGLLLAAFSTPAKLVVAISGADGTQLHLFDNPGAPNTEYQFYLVNENLGFLMDFYQSQARIFRMDLSDGSLVLLHSNPTTFDIYFLMSFADDYLLFATTSWSSLPEYLYQGPNLLHTYVEHWYPYFFFFGNYESPRVCGQHYFVRLDDGLDKDRGTALTAVAYVANNLLQLIPLYSAGHVYGYIGSSVAHSDSTFSCIHYIMGDMRYILEWDFRNYTITNGELVLDTGFPQIDIEDHPPFGMCKMNADYMVLANNPRFTLVDFSEQSIRHFNFPLEPYQGWAWKLHLSDPYFYVLRPDKVHVFILEEYLPVDDEVLPPAEPSISIYPNPFAADCQIRIEGSAPQNVGIYNLKGQRVRDLADTGENSFVWDGRDERGDPVAGGMYLVRVVDRGRTYSRKLMLCK
- the panB gene encoding 3-methyl-2-oxobutanoate hydroxymethyltransferase; amino-acid sequence: MSKDSRTTVRSFKEMKEKGTKISMVTAYDYSMARCVAASEIDLILVGDSLGMVVLGYQTTLQVTMEDMISHSAAVRRGAPDSFIIADMPFLSFHLSPEETKANAAALVVDGGADAVKLEGGSESRLEVIEAILDCEIPVCAHIGLTPQSVHRFGGFRVQGKTPDAHERLARQALALEQAGVFMLVLEGIPEALGREISQSVGIPTIGIGAGRFTDGQVLVYHDLLGHSDLTPKFVKHYASLDSDITTALNNYCAEVREGAFPSPEHTYFPITE